The window TTGCAGAATTCGTTGCAAGCTTTGGTACAGTTTCAGGCACTGCAACAGCAAATCAAACAACAGCCACAACACCAACAAGCAGAACCACACTACTCCACGCCATTGACCAAGTCGCCACGCCGCAGTCCTTCACTTAGTCCAGTGCCAAGAAGTAGAGCGAGTGTGGGACAAGATGAGCAGCGAACACCGCCAAATAGTTTGGTTCAGAATCTGAGTAACTCTGGTCTAATGACACCGAATACCCCAAGTATGCAACAGTTGCATTCCCATCAGGGTCAGAGCACTCCAAAGCCCACGGGCCTAACTGTTGCCTCAATGGCATCGATGGCCAAATTGGAGCAATCGCCCGAAGAGACCACCGATCTGGAGGAACTGGAACAGTTCGCCAAAACCTTCAAGCAGCGGCGCATTAAACTTGGCTTCACCCAAGGCGATGTGGGCTTGGCCATGGGAAAACTCTATGGCAATGACTTCTCACAGACCACCATATCCCGTTTCGAGGCATTGAACTTGAGTTTTAAGAACATGTGCAAACTGAAACCTTTGCTCCAGAAATGGCTCGAAGATGCCGACACTAGTGTGGCCAAGTCGGGAGGCGGTGTCTTCAATATCAACACAATGACCAGTACACTGAGCAGCACACCCGAAAGTATTCTCGGACGACGCCGCAAGAAACGCACTTCGATTGAGACCACAGTGCGTTCCACTTTGGAACAAGCTTTCATGGTGAACTGTAAACCCACCTCGGAGGAGATCAATCAATTGTCGGAACGCCTTCATATGGACAAGGAGGTGGTTCGTGTCTGGTTCTGCAATCGTCGACAGAAAGAGAAACGCATTAATCCCTCCCTCGATCTGGACAGTCCAACGGGCACTCCACTGAGTAGTCATAGTTTTGGTTATCCCACACCTCAGGCCCTTAATATGTCGGCGCATGTTCATCTAGAAGCCGGTTCCGGTTCACTCTGCGGCAGTTCCATTAGTTCCGGCGAATGAATCAATCGCTGCATCAATTGATCTTGTATATAATTCCAATATTACACTCCATATCCGCAACATTCCCCCCTCCAGAATAGGAAACCAACCAAAACTAAAGTAGAAATCTAGGCGTATCAGCAAATATTTGAAGAAAATCCATTACGAATTTAtgaatacatatttatatccGTATTATTAGAAAGAGTTCCTCCTAATTCTATAAATGTACGTATTTTAGATGTTGTATGATCATCAGCCAGTAGCTCATTATGCCAATCCGAttcataaatatgtataattttagaatacatattaaatatttatatgtatattcaataTATGAAACTATTATGTGTATACAGATATTGTTGTACGATGTCCAAATTGTAAATTGATCTTAATACTTAGAtctaattattataaaatacaaaacaaaaagacaaactaaaaatccaaaaaacaaaacaaaaagtttaataaaaatgattatttccaaaaaaaaaatttaaaaactgaAGTTTTTTCGTTCATTAATTAattcttttgaaaattattttaattaaatacatTTAGGTATGAGGAAAATGTAGATAGTTTAAAACGTTTTCTATCCGATgattatttaaatgaaaaaaattcaaaatttttaattgaaatattacTTTTTCCATAATTTAACTTTCTAGGAATCTAAAAATCTAAGATCTTTGAGTGTCTATAATAGAATTTTAGGAATTTACAAACGATTTTACAGTTTTCTAAACAAAGTCATATTTGATATTcggaaattgaaaacattaatGATAActctttatttaaaaaatttcgacattcctttttttattgtcTTCAAATAGGTTTGATCGGTAATAGTTAGATAAATGGATTAtacattataaatttaaattaatttataataacatgAGGAAGAAAAGTATAAGAAACTCAATTAAATTTCGAATTAAAAAGAATTCATTTTCAATATACccaaaaaaattttgtcaCAAGTTTTTAACACATTTAATTACTCTTTCCTTATTGGTTTAGGTTTCTAGTTAGAATTG is drawn from Drosophila willistoni isolate 14030-0811.24 chromosome 2R unlocalized genomic scaffold, UCI_dwil_1.1 Seg167, whole genome shotgun sequence and contains these coding sequences:
- the LOC6642018 gene encoding POU domain protein 2 isoform X2, with the protein product MMVLQQQQQQRLWDANSKATTTTDTETVESVKATTTTIKAEKALDHPLLRHMSNSPTPPSPLRSVSDCGKSYEEEELLDDCEMPQNLSSKRKARPAEHEITEQNQVLNLAPPMKKQKAANDHEVQSSTPSAAAALVGGMMDVQSPLLHNAMPNFAPEEMHHALQMQIQNYIEMVRQLAPDSFPHPQLATQFLLQNSLQALVQFQALQQQIKQQPQHQQAEPHYSTPLTKSPRRSPSLSPVPRSRASVGQDEQRTPPNSLVQNLSNSGLMTPNTPSMQQLHSHQGQSTPKPTGLTVASMASMAKLEQSPEETTDLEELEQFAKTFKQRRIKLGFTQGDVGLAMGKLYGNDFSQTTISRFEALNLSFKNMCKLKPLLQKWLEDADTSVAKSGGGVFNINTMTSTLSSTPESILGRRRKKRTSIETTVRSTLEQAFMVNCKPTSEEINQLSERLHMDKEVVRVWFCNRRQKEKRINPSLDLDSPTGTPLSSHSFGYPTPQALNMSAHVHLEAGSGSLCGSSISSGE